Part of the Pseudanabaena sp. FACHB-2040 genome is shown below.
CCTTAAGGCAACAAAAATATTTCGGCTCAATGTACAGTATTGCTGTCCCAAAAGAATGTCTTACTTCGTGCATTCAGGCGGACACTACGCTATCTAGCTTCTTGTTACAATCTAATCCTTTAAGTAAAGCTAGCTCTGTTCCTGCGATAGAGAGCTAGGCAAACAGTAGCCGCTATTCTAGGTTTTTCACGTAGGTGAAGGGGCAGGTCTGTAGAACGAGCGTCGGTAGAGCGAACACCCAACGAATATCTGAAGGACGGACATCCCTTGAACTTAGACTATGATCTTGTTGTGATTGGAGCAGGTTCTGGCGGGCTAGCAGCAGCAGTACGAGCGGCTGGCTACGGGGCCCGCGTTGCGATCGCAGAACGCGCCAAGCCGGGCGGAGCCTGTGTTAACTATGGATGTATCCCAGAGAAGTTTTTAGATTACGCGGCTGGGTTTAATCGGCTGGAGCAAGTTGCGTTTAGCTACGGCTGGCAGGAGTGCCCCCGAAATTTTGACTGGCTAAAGTTTAACAAAGCAAAAGAGCAGCACATCCACCACCTTAATGAGGTGCACTTAGGGCATATTCAAGAGGCAGGTGTTGAATTTCTGCAGGGTCATGCCAGCTTTTTAGATGCTCATACGGTCATGGTAGAAGGCTACCCGGTAACAGCAGAAAAAATTCTCATTTCAGCGGGTGCAAAGCCCACAAAACCCAACATTCCGGGAGCAGAGCACGCGATTACCTGGCATGAACTTTACCAACTCTCAAGCCAGCCTCGATCTATTGCGGTTATAGGCGCTGATCCGATTGGGGTGAAAATTGCTGGCAGCTTAAATGCGCTGGGAACTCAGGTGACTCACATCGTTTCCGAAGAACGAATTCTGTCGACTTTTGATGCGGAGATAAGTCAGGAGATTCAAAATCGACTAATCCACCGAGGTGTGCAGTTCTTCAACAAAACCCACGTTGCCGCCATCAAAGAAGAACGCGATGGCTTTTCCCTCACCTTTGCCGGACAAGCAGAATCTTTAATAGTTGAAACAGTGCTAATGGATGCGCCGCGCACGCCTAATCTAGAAAATTTAAACCTAGATAAGGCCAATATTCAACTGTCCCCATCTGGTGCTATCAGCATTAACGAATTTAGCCAAACCTCGCAGGAGAGCGTTTTTGCCGTCGGAGACTGCACAGAGCGCATTCCCCTAACTCCAAGTGCGATCGCACAAGGAAGAGCCTTTGCAGACACGGAGTTTGGGGGGCAAAAACGCAGCGTTAGTTTAGTCTGGGTTCCCATTTCTATTTCCTCCCATCCAGAAGCCGCCACAGTTGGCGCTTCTGAGGCAGAAGCTCACGCCAAGTTTGGAGAGGCCGCCGTTTGCTATCGCACCCGGTTTCGCCCGTTGCTCTACTCCTTTTCCCAGATTGAAGAAAAGACGTTTATTAAAGCCATCGTCAATCGCCAGGATCAAGATCGCCTGCTGGGCGTTCACATGGTGGGAGATGGGGCAGTCGATATTATTCAAAGTCTTGCAGTTGCACTCAAGCTGGGAGCAACAAAGCAGGACTTAAATGCCGCCATTGGCATTCATCCCTCAAGTGCAGAAGAGCTCTTTTCCATAGAGGCTTTTTAAAGGAGGTTTGGAAAAGCTTTTTCAAAAGATCCGTATACTGAAATTGCGTAAAGCAAAGTGGACGCTGTGTAGCTCTCTGTATCGAGTTATTAATGATACCTGTGTCCACTGAGCCTGCCTTGCCGTTTCCCCATGACCGGGTTCTGTACGAGCGCATCAGTCGTCTGATTGCTACAGCCGTGATTCAGATGCAGCAGACGGCACCCGAGTATCTTCAGGCGAAGTTTAGAGCGGTTGACCTGGCAGAGAAACAGGGACGGCTGGTTGCCAAGCTAACGGGTCTGCTAAGCCCCCACACCGACTTTGAGAGTTTGAAACGGCTTCTAGAAGGAGCCTTGCAGCAGCTTCTGATACCGCAATTTTTTGAAACCGTAATTTATCAAAACCTGCTCCGACAAATCGACGCTCTGATGGCGGCTCCGGGAGGACGCACCGCTGCATTCCCTCAGCCTGACTTTGCTCTGCAGACTCCACGGGCTGAGCGAGGAGATGCGATCGCAGTTCTCCTCCTAGATGCAGAAAATATTACGCTGCCTGAACCGGCAGAGAGCTGGATTGCCGAGCGCTGCCAATACCAGATCCAAACCAAAATTGCCTTTGGCAACTGGCGCAAGCTCGGCAACCAAGACCAGAACCTCCACCAGCGGGGTTACCAGATGATCCACGTGCCCCAAGGCAAAAATGGGGCTGACCTAAAGATGACCGCTCTAGGTGCGTCCATGCTCGTTCTCGATCCTAAGGTCAAAGAAGTGATCGTTTGCTCCTCCGATCAAGACCTCAACCATTTAAGGCAAATGTTGGCTGCTCAGGGCCTCAAGGTTTACCAGGTGCGCCGCCAAAATAATACGCTGACCTTGGTAAACGGCAATCCTCATGCTCCACAGGTCTTTTCGCTTACGCCGCCAATTGAAGCTCCTAGCTTATCAGTAGGGCTGCAATTTCTCAGGGCACATCTTGCCAATAGTCCAGAGTTTTCTAGCCCTTTTAATCAACTGGGTTGCGCCTTTTACCAGCACTTCAAAGTTTCGCTGCGTCAGTTCATCAGCCATCACGGCTATACCCAGACGCCCAAGGCTTTTCTCGAGAGCCAGCCTGATTTCGTACTTTTAGCCAGTGAAGCTGACCGATCGCTTTGTATCCCCCTAAAAGCTCAGCTCGTTGCCGCCCAGCCTCAAGCTACTCCATCTAAAGAGGCCAAAGACTTCACTCCTAGAACGCTAGAGATCGTCAGCAGAGGTATTTTGAAGCGGCTAATTCAGGAGCAGTCAACCGACAAAATTCGTCTTGAGGTGATTGCTGTCCAATTTCAAAAACAGCATGGGCAATCCATCAAAAGCATCTTGAAACAACACCAGTTGGCCACAAGTCTGCCCAAATTCTTCCAGTCCTTGAAAGGCATCACCGTAGAGCAGGATGGAAAGTACTGGCTGGTGTCTTTGCAGTAATGAGTTCAACTGCTGTGCTAGTGAGTCTTTTCGTCTCTTTGTTTAGTCAGCTCCAATGCTCTAGCCATTCCAGCGATCGCGGCTGAAATCCGAGTAGCCCCTTGGATTTAGCATTAAAGACAACAAATTGCCCCAGAAATTTCAATCCTGCAGCAAATGGCTGACCAGGAGCTTGAGAAAGAAGAACGGCAAAAACCATTCCAGTCCGGGCGTGGGGGTAAAGAGATAGCGATCGCCCAACAGCGCCAATCCATAAAGCCCTAAAGCGACCGGGCGCTGAAGATAGAGGGGCGATCGCAAAATCAAGATCGCCGCCCCCAACAGATAGCCAGACGTACTCAGCCCAAAAACCCAATCCCCTCCTCGAAACAGCACCGCCACCAGCCACACATGGATGACATGAAGGGACACAAAGGCCAAATGTTGTTGCCATCCCTGCCCAGGACGGTGATACCACCGCTTAGCAGCAGACGTGGCGTTGGTGAGAACACCTCCCACCAAATCGAGCGCTAACAGCGCGATGAGTCCTATCTGCACCGGAGTCCATTGAATGGGGAGGGTCAGCGCATAGGCCGGAGCCACAATCATCGCTATTAGAGGCGGCACAAATTGCAGCAGCAGTTCGGCTTTTGTCGCGCCCGGTCCAATGAAGCGATCTAGGAGACCGCCCAATCCGTTGCGGGGCGAGATATCCCTCCAGTCCGAACCCATACGGCTACCTCACAACAGTTGTTATGTACAAAAATAACAACTGTTGTGATAATGTGTCAACGGGGTTGCCCCTGTTTTAGTTCTCTTGATAGTCAGCCTTAAAGGTCATGTGCCAACGCCATCGCTGATGGTGTGAGCCTAGACTTCCTGATTCAAGCCAAACTCCTCAGCCCAGACCAACAGCAGCAGGTTTTTCGGCGTTACATTGACGGGTTGCTGTCTACGCATAGCCGTTGTCCATGAAAAGTTTGTAGCCACTTCAGCAAGTAATGTGCCAATGCAAAGCAATCTGACATTTAGCAGCATGGTTGCATTGTTCAGCGCCCTGATTGTTCTGGCAGCTATTCCCAGTGTAAGTGTATTGGCTGTCTCTACTCGGGCAGCGACATCGGGCTTTATTCATGGTGTTTTCACGGCTATGGGAATCGTGCTCGGCGACATCATTTTCATCCTTATAGCTATTTGGGGCTTATCGTTTCTAGCTGAGACAATGGGTAGCCTGTTTGCTCTCATAAAATACCTGGGTGGAGCTTATCTAATTGGTTTAGGGATAGCGTTGTGCAGGTCAAAATCAAGCTCTGTTGAGTCGGAGGAAGCTGTAGACTCTTCTTTGCTGTCTAGCTTTTTGACTGGACTGGCAATTACAATGGGCGATCAAAAGGCGACCCTATTCTATCTTGGGTTTTTCCCGGCGTTTCTTGATATTTCTGAAGTATCTTATTTTGATACTGCCATTATTATTGCAATTGCAGCAGTAGCCGTAGGGGGTGTAAAACTGGGCTATGCATTCATGGCAGATAGAGCCAGATTACTGATTAGTTCTAGAATCAGGAAAGGCATGAATCTTGTTGCTGGCTGTGTGATGATTGCTGTTGGGGTATTGTTAATAACAAAAGCTTAATTTTGTGGTTCTAGCCCACTAGTTTTCTGTACTAGAACTACGACGTTGGTTTACAGAAAGGTTGAAGGCTTACAGACAGGCCCGGTGCGATCGCATCTTCAGCAATTCCAAAGCGACTAGTCTGCATGGAACGGGGATTTCTACCAGACGGGGCTGTAAGCCACACCGGACTAGCCCAGCAGACAGCAATCAACCTATAGACCTAGCAAGTCTTTACAAAAGTTCAACAAACAATACATAGGCTCTGCTCAAAATCTATCTTAGAGCATAATTTTTGAGCGGCTTTTTCTCCTACAAGAGAGTGGGGTTTAGTAGATGTAGGTGTGAATGACTTTAGACAAACTGAATCAGGAGCAAATTGAGGAAGATGTTTTCATCTTTCCAGCTTCGTTTGCTCAGCAGCGTTTGTGGTTTATCGAGCAGCTGCTTCCTGGGGAGACTCTATACGTCATTCCGCTTGTATTTCGGCTCACGGGCTCACTGGAGCGATCGCAACTTGAGCAAAGCATTCAAGCAATTGTCCACCGCCACGAAAGCCTTCGAACTACGTTTGAGGTGGTAGACGGGCAGCTGGTGCAAGCGATCGCGCCAGATCTACAGGTGCCGCTCAGATTTATTGATCTACGGGAAACACCTGCTAGCAGCCGAGAAAAGACTGCACTGGGCCAGATTTGGCAAGAGATTCAGCAGCCGTTTCACTTGAGTCAGGGGCCGCTGTTTCGAGTGCAGCTGTGGCAGTTACAGGACAATGAACATCTGCTGTTAATGGCCCTGCACCACATTATTTTCGATGAGTGGTCCAGCGGCGTTTTAATCCGCGAGCTGGGTGAGCTGTATACGGCATTGGTGGAAGACCAGCCGATTGCCCTACCGGAGTTGGCCGTTCAATATGCCGATTTTGCCCACTGGCAGCGGCAGTGGCTGCAGGGGGATGTGCTAAACACTCAACTTCGTTACTGGAAGCAGCAGCTCAAAGATGTTCCTATGCTCAATTTGCCCGGGGCTGCCCCTCGGTTGGGAGAGCTGCAGGGGCATCGGGGAGCTAGCCAGCTACTGGAGTTGCCGCAGTCGTTACTTGATGCGCTAGAAGCGTTAAGCCAGCAGGCGGGCGTGACGCTGTTCATGACCTTGTTAGCAGCGTTTCAAACCTTACTGCATCGCTATACGGGACAGAGCGACATTGCTATTGGTTCTCCCATTGCCAACCGTCACCGCAGCGAACTGGAGGGCTTGATTGGATTCCTGGTCAACAGCCTAGTGTTGCGAACCAGTTTGGCAGGAGATCCCACCTTTCGCGAACTGCTAGACCGAGTGCGCGACGTCACGCTAACGGCCTATGCTAATCAAGACTTGCCCTTTGAAAAGCTGGTAGAGGAGCTGCAGCCAGTTCGTAACCTGGGTCAAAATCCGCTATTTCAGGTGGTCTTTGCGCTGCAAAATACGCCCATAGAGCAGCTAGTATTGCCGGGATTGGTCCTCAGCCCGATGGATCTAGAGACTAAAACTGCCCGCTTTGACCTGGAACTATATGTTTGGAAATCCACCGATAACTTTAGAAATCTATGGGGTAAAGGCTGGCAGCAATCTGATGGATTGCGTGGGATAGTCGTTTACAACACTGATTTGTTTGATGCAGCCACTATTGCATCTCTGCGACATCATTTTCAAACTTTGCTAGAGGCTATTGTTGCTAATCCAGAAGCGCCCCTCTCTGCCCTGCCCTTATTGACTTCAGGTGAGCAAAAAGAGCTGCTGCGGCATTGGCATAGCACCCAATCTAGCTATCCTGAAGACTGTATTCATCACCTTTTTGAAGCGCAGGTTAGGCAAAGACCAGATGCGATCGCACTCAAATTTGGCGATCAGCAGTTCACCTATGAGGCGCTAAATCAGGGCAGCAATCAGCTAGCGCGGTATCTGCAAAGGCTAGGAATTGGCGCTGAAGCGCGGGTCGGCATTTGCCTGGAGCGAGGCATTGAAGCGATCGCAGCGATGCTAGCGATTCTTAAAG
Proteins encoded:
- a CDS encoding FAD-dependent oxidoreductase, encoding MNLDYDLVVIGAGSGGLAAAVRAAGYGARVAIAERAKPGGACVNYGCIPEKFLDYAAGFNRLEQVAFSYGWQECPRNFDWLKFNKAKEQHIHHLNEVHLGHIQEAGVEFLQGHASFLDAHTVMVEGYPVTAEKILISAGAKPTKPNIPGAEHAITWHELYQLSSQPRSIAVIGADPIGVKIAGSLNALGTQVTHIVSEERILSTFDAEISQEIQNRLIHRGVQFFNKTHVAAIKEERDGFSLTFAGQAESLIVETVLMDAPRTPNLENLNLDKANIQLSPSGAISINEFSQTSQESVFAVGDCTERIPLTPSAIAQGRAFADTEFGGQKRSVSLVWVPISISSHPEAATVGASEAEAHAKFGEAAVCYRTRFRPLLYSFSQIEEKTFIKAIVNRQDQDRLLGVHMVGDGAVDIIQSLAVALKLGATKQDLNAAIGIHPSSAEELFSIEAF
- a CDS encoding NYN domain-containing protein, with product MSTEPALPFPHDRVLYERISRLIATAVIQMQQTAPEYLQAKFRAVDLAEKQGRLVAKLTGLLSPHTDFESLKRLLEGALQQLLIPQFFETVIYQNLLRQIDALMAAPGGRTAAFPQPDFALQTPRAERGDAIAVLLLDAENITLPEPAESWIAERCQYQIQTKIAFGNWRKLGNQDQNLHQRGYQMIHVPQGKNGADLKMTALGASMLVLDPKVKEVIVCSSDQDLNHLRQMLAAQGLKVYQVRRQNNTLTLVNGNPHAPQVFSLTPPIEAPSLSVGLQFLRAHLANSPEFSSPFNQLGCAFYQHFKVSLRQFISHHGYTQTPKAFLESQPDFVLLASEADRSLCIPLKAQLVAAQPQATPSKEAKDFTPRTLEIVSRGILKRLIQEQSTDKIRLEVIAVQFQKQHGQSIKSILKQHQLATSLPKFFQSLKGITVEQDGKYWLVSLQ
- a CDS encoding LysE family translocator is translated as MQSNLTFSSMVALFSALIVLAAIPSVSVLAVSTRAATSGFIHGVFTAMGIVLGDIIFILIAIWGLSFLAETMGSLFALIKYLGGAYLIGLGIALCRSKSSSVESEEAVDSSLLSSFLTGLAITMGDQKATLFYLGFFPAFLDISEVSYFDTAIIIAIAAVAVGGVKLGYAFMADRARLLISSRIRKGMNLVAGCVMIAVGVLLITKA
- a CDS encoding non-ribosomal peptide synthetase translates to MTLDKLNQEQIEEDVFIFPASFAQQRLWFIEQLLPGETLYVIPLVFRLTGSLERSQLEQSIQAIVHRHESLRTTFEVVDGQLVQAIAPDLQVPLRFIDLRETPASSREKTALGQIWQEIQQPFHLSQGPLFRVQLWQLQDNEHLLLMALHHIIFDEWSSGVLIRELGELYTALVEDQPIALPELAVQYADFAHWQRQWLQGDVLNTQLRYWKQQLKDVPMLNLPGAAPRLGELQGHRGASQLLELPQSLLDALEALSQQAGVTLFMTLLAAFQTLLHRYTGQSDIAIGSPIANRHRSELEGLIGFLVNSLVLRTSLAGDPTFRELLDRVRDVTLTAYANQDLPFEKLVEELQPVRNLGQNPLFQVVFALQNTPIEQLVLPGLVLSPMDLETKTARFDLELYVWKSTDNFRNLWGKGWQQSDGLRGIVVYNTDLFDAATIASLRHHFQTLLEAIVANPEAPLSALPLLTSGEQKELLRHWHSTQSSYPEDCIHHLFEAQVRQRPDAIALKFGDQQFTYEALNQGSNQLARYLQRLGIGAEARVGICLERGIEAIAAMLAILKAGGAYVPLDPSYPPERLHFMLQDAEIAVVLTQTGWADSLQNEGTTVICLDQEWDAIAQEPDTDLATPGTADQLAYVIYTSGSTGTPKGVRVPHRAVNRLVCETDYVQIEACDRIAQVANLAFDAATFEVWGALLKGAQLIGIERETTLSPADFVAELQQQQISILFLTTALFNQTASQIPAAFRSLKYLLFGGEAVNVDRVRTVLQQGKPQHLLHVYGPTENTTFSTWYEVQTVPENAATIPIGQAIANTQVYLLDAKLNPVPAGVIGEIYLGGAGLAQGYLNRPELTAERFIDSPFQENGTWSEEESFPPLLYKTGDRALYRPNGNLEFLGRADHQIKIRGFRVELGEIEAVLTQHPTVQTAVVVVREVDSDSQEPSAAMDRQLIAYVVPKAAAMPTERELRSFLKQTLPAYMLPAAFVVLDALPLTANGKVNQKALPPPDLVALQGSSSTVAPTTSLEQSLVELWSQLLGRKQVGIYDNFFELGGHSLLATQLVSRIRDRLQVELPLRSVFETPTIAELAPEIEALKRATQAGGRSTNPWQAAGSQRREEVEL